ACCGGTGCATTCCACAGTCGAACTTGAAACACGGAGGCGTCGAACGGTGGTCTGGCGGGGTTTCTACCAGCGGTCTCGACGGGAGCAGCCTGTGAAGTGGTCCAGTCACGAAACGAAGCAGTCGGCGTGCCGACTGGAACAAGCGCCCATGTCAGCGCGATGACAGCGACCGTAACGCCGGCGGAACCCGCCACCGCACGTCTGCGACGCCAGGACCGGATTGGATCAGTCGGGGATGACAAGGCGCTGCACGCACTCCCATCTGCCGGAGGTTTGACGATAGACCGCCCACCACGATCGCTGCACGGAACCGACTCGTACGTCAATCCGCACGCCCCAGGCGGAACTGGAGCCTACGAGATGTGGCGCTTGGACCGAGGTACTTGAGTTGTCACGGTCAAGCGCTCGCGGCAGTGGAGCGAGCCGCCCTTCGCTGCGAGCCGCCACGATGATCTCGATCCCACCTCGACCCGCCGCCGCCAGCGCCGCCTCGACGAGCGGCAACGGGGCCGTGTTCACATTGATCGAGCCATTCTCGCCTACTGAGTGCGTTGCGATCCACGCGCCGACCGAAAGGACATCATCCTCATCCGGCGTCGGAAACGCGCTTCGAAATGCAGATCGCTCCAATTCGGATGGACCCACACCGAACTGATCCAAGCCGACCGCTTCCGCTTGAAGCGCATCGGCCGCGTTGATCCGCTCGAGGATGCCGGCGGGGATCGCCGTGCGCAG
The DNA window shown above is from Phycisphaerales bacterium and carries:
- a CDS encoding general secretion pathway protein GspK produces the protein MAVISLTKSRPDRRGVALLLVLAMVVLIIPVAVGFTQRALLASVEKRVSEQGQVADSIRAQLEAGPLLNWLSTESSKVVLDLEATSPRVDVLRDRWQFDDSVYEARVTAWDQCGMAPLASVKDGSALRTAIPAGILERINAADALQAEAVGLDQFGVGPSELERSAFRSAFPTPDEDDVLSVGAWIATHSVGENGSINVNTAPLPLVEAALAAAGRGGIEIIVAARSEGRLAPLPRALDRDNSSTSVQAPHLVGSSSAWGVRIDVRVGSVQRSWWAVYRQTSGRWECVQRLVIPD